From one Rhodamnia argentea isolate NSW1041297 chromosome 1, ASM2092103v1, whole genome shotgun sequence genomic stretch:
- the LOC115757244 gene encoding probable metal-nicotianamine transporter YSL7 produces the protein MICHYIVNISVLLGGILSWGLMWPLIGKKAGDWYSAHLKPGDTHGLQGYKVFIYIAMILGDGLYNFCKVFRRTLLGLYHQVRGKNNLPRVVNGSAPESPQLSFDDQRRTSVFLKDQIPTSFAIGGCIVIAIISIISLPHIFHQLKWYHILIMYLAAPALSFCNAYGCGLTDWSPYWSLSYLCLTSHGGVLAGLAACGVMMNIVSTAADLTQDFKTGCLTLASPRSMFVSQVIGTAMGCVVSPCVFWLFYKAFKDLGLPTSVYPAPYADIYRSMALLGVEGFSSLPKHCLILCYGFFAASIVMNVIRDSVPKKYSMFILLPMATAIPFYLGSYFAIDMCVGSLILYSWERSDRAKADAFVSGLICGDGIWALPTSILALTGVKPPICMKFLSRVVNNRVDEFLNPS, from the exons ATGATCTGCCACTACATCGTTAACATATCGGTGCTTCTTGGGGGAATACTGTCTTGGGGCTTGATGTGGCCTCTTATTGGGAAAAAAGCGGGTGACTGGTATTCCGCTCACCTGAAACCGGGCGACACGCACGGCCTACAAGGTTACAAG GTATTCATATACATCGCCATGATCCTCGGCGATGGCCTCTACAACTTCTGTAAAGTGTTCAGGCGGACTCTCTTGGGTTTGTATCATCAAGTCAGGGGAAAAAACAATCTACCGAGGGTCGTGAACGGTTCTGCCCCCGAGTCCCCTCAACTCTCCTTTGATGACCAACGTCGAACGAGCGTCTTCCTCAAGGACCAAATCCCCACGAGTTTCGCCATCGGAGGCTGCATCGTGATCGCGATAATCTCTATCATATCTCTCCCTCACATATTCCACCAGCTCAAGTGGTACCACATATTGATCATGTACCTTGCGGCCCCCGCCTTGTCCTTCTGCAATGCGTATGGGTGCGGGCTCACAGACTGGTCCCCGTATTGGTCTCTATCATATCTCTGCCTCACGTCTCACGGCGGGGTTCTCGCCGGCCTTGCCGCTTGCGGGGTCATGATGAACATCGTCTCCACAGCAGCCGATCTAACTCAGGACTTCAAGACTGGGTGTCTGACCCTAGCTTCCCCTCGGTCCATGTTTGTGAGCCAGGTGATCGGAACCGCAATGGGATGTGTTGTATCTCCATGTGTCTTCTGGCTGTTCTACAAGGCATTCAAGGACCTAGGTCTTCCTACTAGTGTGTACCCTGCCCCTTATGCCGACATCTACCGAAGCATGGCTCTATTGGGAGTGGAGGGATTTTCGTCATTGCCCAAACACTGCCTCATTCTCTGCTATGGATTCTTCGCTGCCTCAATAGTCATGAACGTGATCAGGGACTCAGTCCCCAAGAAGTACTCCATGTTCATCCTGCTCCCGATGGCCACGGCGATACCCTTTTACCTAGGATCGTATTTCGCTATTGACATGTGCGTTGGGAGCTTGATTTTGTACTCGTGGGAGAGGAGCGACAGGGCCAAGGCCGATGCGTTTGTATCGGGACTGATTTGTGGGGATGGGATATGGGCTCTGCCGACCTCCATACTCGCCCTCACAGGCGTGAAGCCGCCCATTTGCATGAAGTTCTTGTCCAGGGTGGTGAACAACAGAGTTGACGAGTTCCTGAACCCCTCATGA